From Tripterygium wilfordii isolate XIE 37 chromosome 13, ASM1340144v1, whole genome shotgun sequence, the proteins below share one genomic window:
- the LOC120013684 gene encoding uncharacterized protein LOC120013684, with product MEQETRTPGSEPEIERFLRQAFQDLRFRDFSSARKYALQVPDFDPTRLEPAQIVAVADVMLAAERRFPNGSLDWYSVLQLDQVRLDSNTQTPMQTQFEKLSSLLNPKRNRFPFSQQAFKHVCDAWSVLSNRIKKAQYDHDIETYKQKTKSFWTVCPYCYYMYEYEKMYEECCLRCQICRRAFHGVAVQPPQNVLQEGEEYYCGFGKFPLAYKNGGFSEKENSVGGGDGVSMGDKKEDGSGGLKRNFENFVEFCDDDSDDNAGNEENKKGDAVKGMGENVEENVGLGKMGCNVQESGKTEVRNEGKMPMRRVKSVVRNSKKMMGRGIKRRIIESPDVLGGKEMHVGFGGAVEEDDH from the coding sequence ATGGAGCAAGAAACCAGGACACCCGGATCCGAACCCGAAATAGAACGCTTTCtcagacaagcttttcaggaCCTAAGGTTCCGGGATTTCTCCTCTGCCCGCAAATATGCCCTCCAGGTTCCAGATTTTGACCCGACCCGACTAGAACCGGCTCAAATCGTCGCCGTCGCCGACGTTATGCTAGCGGCGGAACGCCGCTTCCCGAATGGTAGCCTTGACTGGTACTCCGTACTCCAGCTCGATCAGGTGCGTCTCGATTCTAATACCCAGACACCCATGCAAACCCAGTTTGAGAAGCTGTCGTCCCTCTTAAACCCCAAGAGGAATCGGTTTCCATTTTCTCAACAGGCCTTCAAGCATGTTTGTGATGCATGGTCTGTGTTGTCGAATCGCATAAAGAAAGCCCAATACGACCATGATATCGAAACTTATAAACAAAAGACGAAAAGCTTTTGGACTGTATGTCCCTACTGCTATTATATGTATGAATATGAGAAAATGTACGAGGAGTGTTGCTTGAGGTGCCAGATATGTAGGAGGGCATTTCATGGCGTGGCGGTGCAACCGCCGCAGAATGTTTTGCAGGAAGGGGAGGAATACTATTGTGGGTTTGGGAAATTCCCTTTGGCATATAAAAATGGCGGGTTCTCTGAGAAAGAAAATAGTGTTGGCGGAGGTGATGGTGTTTCCATGGGAGACAAGAAAGAGGATGGTTCTGGAGGACTCAAGCGCAATTTTGAAAACTTTGTGGAGTTttgtgatgatgatagtgatgaCAATGCTGGCAATGAAGAGAATAAGAAAGGAGATGCAGTGAAGGGAATGGGTGAGAACGTTGAGGAAAATGTGGGACTTGGTAAGATGGGATGTAATGTACAGGAGAGTGGGAAAACAGAGGTGAGAAATGAAGGAAAAATGCCAATGAGGAGGGTGAAGTCGGTGGTGAGGAATTCGAAGAAGATGATGGGGAGAGGGATCAAGCGTAGGATAATTGAGTCACCGGATGTTTTGGGAGGAAAAGAAATGCATGTGGGATTTGGAGGAGCTGTTGAAGAAGATGACCATTGA
- the LOC120011884 gene encoding serine carboxypeptidase-like 34 isoform X3 translates to MESCCDIRSCARRAFLDMSKNIDIYNLYRPVCNIDDYNNNVQHPAIQGTVPQLPFNFGKKSHRKTAGSKDDNPCVDYVTPYMNRPDAQKALHANVTKLPYPWQACGYHIQRWNVLPVIKRLIAGGGLRVLIYSGDADGMVPVTSTRYASRKLGLNITQDWTPWYGSNKQVGGWTTIYDGGLTFGTVRGAAHQVPASAPKRTLQIVGHFLADKKLPSVPF, encoded by the exons ATGGAGTCATGCTGTGATATCAGATCGTGTGCACGAAGAG CTTTTCTAGATATGTCAAAGAATATTGACATCTACAATTTGTATCGTCCTGTCTGCAACATTGATGACTACAATAATAACGTACAACATCCAGCAATTCAAGGCACTGTTCCTCAATtaccttttaatttt GGTAAGAAGAGTCACAGGAAAACTGCAGGTTCCAAGGACGACAATCCATGTGTAGATTATGTTACACCTTACATGAATAGGCCGGATGCGCAGAAAGCACTACATGCCAACGTCACCAAACTTCCCTATCCATGGCAAGCATGCGG TTATCATATTCAACGTTGGAATGTTCTTCCTGTAATTAAAAGGCTGATAGCTGGTGGTGGCCTCCGCGTTTTGATCTACAG TGGAGATGCTGATGGAATGGTCCCAGTAACTTCAACAAGATATGCATCGAGAAAGCTTGGATTGAACATTACTCAGGATTGGACTCCTTGGTATGGCAGCAATAAACAG GTTGGAGGGTGGACCACTATCTATGATGGTGGGCTAACTTTTGGTACTGTTCGAGGAGCTGCTCACCAAGTCCCAGCTTCTGCTCCAAAGCGTACCCTCCAAATAGTTGGGCACTTTTTGGCTGATAAGAAACTACCATCTGTACCCTTTTAG
- the LOC120011883 gene encoding IMPACT family member in pol 5'region isoform X1: protein MCSTVTATIPASHHYHILNLHLRIFAITTVKRAMVTTATGSSSSTAGAYTTIKERVSFEREIKKSKFIAIAGPISDERSAHSFLSEVRDPRATHNCWAYKILNAIPTYINNSLAQDSTVGRVGNKDNVGEQYRCNDDGEPSGTAGKPIQTAIDSSGIDRVMVVVIRYFGGIKLGTGGLVRAYGGVAAECLRNSPTCLVKSKVPMGVEVSFNLLGSLYHQLQSFQAEDIRQDYETGKDGITMVSFKVDFDQAEKLEDAIKANCSRELVFYRH, encoded by the exons ATGTGTTCTACTGTAACAGCAACCATACCAGCTTCCCACCATTACCATATACTAAACCTCCATCTTCGAATCTTCGCAATCACCACAGTTAAGCGAGCCATGGTAACCACCGCCACTGGTAGCAGCTCTAGTACTGCAGGCGCGTACACGACAATTAAAGAGCGAGTGAGTTTCGAAAGAGAGATCAAGAAGAGCAAATTCATAGCCATCGCTGGCCCTATTTCCGATGAACGCTCTGCTCACTCCTTCCTCTCCGAG GTACGGGACCCGCGTGCTACTCACAATTGTTGGGCTTACAAG ATTCTGAATGCAATCCCAACGTATATAAACAACTCCCTTGCACAAGACTCCACGGTGGGCAGGGTCGGGAACAAAGATAAT GTTGGAGAGCAATACAGATGTAATGATGATGGTGAACCGTCTGGTACTGCTGGCAAACCTATTCAAACTGCAATTGATTCTTCTGGGATAGATAGAGTAATGGTCGTTGTAATCag GTACTTTGGAGGGATAAAACTAGGTACTGGAGGACTGGTCAGAGCTTATGGAGGTGTTGCTGCGGAGTGCTTGCGAAATTCCCCAACATGTCTTGTAAAATCCAAG GTGCCAATGGGAGTGGAAGTTTCTTTTAACCTTTTGGGTTCTCTATACCATCAG CTACAATCTTTCCAAGCTGAGGATATCAGGCAGGATTATGAAACAGGCAAAGATGGCATTACCATGGTTTCTTTCAAAGTTGATTTCGACCAGGCTGAGAAATTGGAAGATGCTATCAAAGCCAATTGTAGTCGCGAACTTGTGTTTTATAGGCACTGA
- the LOC120012762 gene encoding 14-3-3-like protein GF14 kappa isoform X1, which yields MAAAVAVPDNLTRDQYVYSAKLAEQAERYEEMVQFMEKLVTSATPTSELTVEERNLLSVAYKNVIGSLRAAWRIVSSIEQKEESRKNEEHVVLVKDYRSKVETELSSVCAGILKILDSNLIPSAAASESKVFYLKMKGDYHRYMAEFKAGEERKTAAEDTMIAYKAAQDIAVADLAPTHPIRLGLALNFSVFYYEILNSSEKACSMAKQAFEEAIAELDTLGEESYKDSTLIMQLLRDNLTLWTSDMQEQIDEA from the exons ATGGCAGCCGCAGTTGCAGTACCGGATAACCTAACCAGGGACCAGTATGTGTATTCGGCGAAACTCGCCGAGCAAGCCGAGAGATACGAGGAGATGGTCCAGTTCATGGAGAAGCTGGTCACATCAGCCACTCCGACGTCCGAGCTTACCGTGGAGGAGCGCAACCTCCTTTCCGTCGCATATAAGAACGTGATCGGGTCTCTCCGTGCCGCCTGGCGCATTGTCTCTTCAATCGAGCAGAAGGAAGAGAGCCGGAAGAACGAGGAACATGTGGTGCTTGTGAAAGACTATAGATCCAAGGTGGAGACGGAGCTATCGTCTGTCTGCGCGGGGATTCTAAAGATCTTGGACTCGAACCTGATTCCCTCTGCCGCAGCAAGCGAGTCGAAGGTGTTTTACTTGAAGATGAAGGGGGACTATCACCGGTACATGGCGGAGTTCAAGGCTGGGGAAGAGAGGAAAACCGCGGCTGAGGATACGATGATCGCTTACAAGGCGGCTCAG GATATTGCGGTAGCTGATCTTGCTCCAACACATCCTATAAGGCTAGGTCTTGCTCTCAATTTCTCAGTCTTCTACTATGAGATTCTCAATTCGTCAGAAAAAGCTTGTAGCATGGCAAAACAG GCATTTGAGGAAGCTATTGCTGAGCTGGACACATTGGGCGAGGAGTCTTACAAGGACAGCACTCTCATCATGCAACTACTAAGGGACAACCTCACTCTATGGACTTCTGATATGCAG GAGCAGATAGATGAGGCATGA
- the LOC120012761 gene encoding cyclin-D2-1-like, whose protein sequence is MFFEDLDGNARYEWGLWNSWHNQKESCQEPDSDNNGSSSLMGFPLLSEERVKDMIATEKEYLPKNGYTSRLRGEDLMLSVRSEALDWILRASPKHGFGPLSVWLSVNYLDRFLSVCVFPGQAWIVQLLAVSCLSIAAKMVEVDVPHVVDLQVWEEHLRKPEFLFEPKSIKAMELMIMSRLQWRLHSSTPYSYIDHFLNKINDNYHFLSSATSKSIQLILSTIKSVQFLEFRPSEVAAAVAISVSMEMLQSLDIDEIVSQFILVDKDKVVKCVELIADLSLTSECGSPIPTSSPRLA, encoded by the exons ATGTTCTTTGAAGATCTTGATGGCAACGCCAGATATGAATGGGGACTCTGGAACTCTTGGCACAATCAAAAGGAATCCTGTCAGGAACCAGATTCTGATAACAATGGATCCAGTTCCTTGATGGGTTTTCCATTGCTGAGTGAAGAGAGGGTGAAGGATATGATTGCGACAGAGAAGGAGTACTTGCCCAAGAATGGCTACACAAGCAGGCTCCGCGGTGAGGATTTGATGCTGAGTGTCAGGAGTGAGGCTCTTGATTGGATACTCAGG GCTTCTCCCAAACATGGTTTTGGACCACTGAGTGTGTGGCTATCAGTGAACTACCTGGATCGATTCCTATCAGTATGTGTATTCCCT GGCCAAGCTTGGATTGTCCAGCTTTTAGCCGTCTCTTGTTTGTCAATCGCGGCGAAAATGGTCGAGGTTGATGTACCACATGTTGTGGACTTGCAG GTTTGGGAGGAGCATCTGCGAAAACCCGAATTTCTGTTTGAACCTAAGAGTATAAAAGCAATGGAGCTTATGATCATGAGCAGGCTGCAATGGAGATTGCATTCTTCAACTCCTTATTCCTACATTGACCACTTCCTCAATAAGATCAATGATAATTATCATTTCTTATCTTCTGCTACCTCCAAATCAATACAACTCATCTTAAGCACCATAAAAA gtgttcaattcttggaattcAGACCTTCTGAAGTTGCAGCTGCTGTGGCAATCTCTGTTTCAATGGAGATGCTGCAATCACTTGACATTGATGAGATTGTGTCTCAATTCATTCTTGTGGACAAG GATAAGGTAGTGAAGTGTGTTGAGCTGATTGCAGATTTGTCACTGACTAGTGAATGTGGTTCTCCAATCCCAACTTCATCACCGCGTTTGGCTTGA
- the LOC120011883 gene encoding IMPACT family member in pol 5'region isoform X2, which produces MCSTVTATIPASHHYHILNLHLRIFAITTVKRAMVTTATGSSSSTAGAYTTIKERVSFEREIKKSKFIAIAGPISDERSAHSFLSEVRDPRATHNCWAYKVGEQYRCNDDGEPSGTAGKPIQTAIDSSGIDRVMVVVIRYFGGIKLGTGGLVRAYGGVAAECLRNSPTCLVKSKVPMGVEVSFNLLGSLYHQLQSFQAEDIRQDYETGKDGITMVSFKVDFDQAEKLEDAIKANCSRELVFYRH; this is translated from the exons ATGTGTTCTACTGTAACAGCAACCATACCAGCTTCCCACCATTACCATATACTAAACCTCCATCTTCGAATCTTCGCAATCACCACAGTTAAGCGAGCCATGGTAACCACCGCCACTGGTAGCAGCTCTAGTACTGCAGGCGCGTACACGACAATTAAAGAGCGAGTGAGTTTCGAAAGAGAGATCAAGAAGAGCAAATTCATAGCCATCGCTGGCCCTATTTCCGATGAACGCTCTGCTCACTCCTTCCTCTCCGAG GTACGGGACCCGCGTGCTACTCACAATTGTTGGGCTTACAAG GTTGGAGAGCAATACAGATGTAATGATGATGGTGAACCGTCTGGTACTGCTGGCAAACCTATTCAAACTGCAATTGATTCTTCTGGGATAGATAGAGTAATGGTCGTTGTAATCag GTACTTTGGAGGGATAAAACTAGGTACTGGAGGACTGGTCAGAGCTTATGGAGGTGTTGCTGCGGAGTGCTTGCGAAATTCCCCAACATGTCTTGTAAAATCCAAG GTGCCAATGGGAGTGGAAGTTTCTTTTAACCTTTTGGGTTCTCTATACCATCAG CTACAATCTTTCCAAGCTGAGGATATCAGGCAGGATTATGAAACAGGCAAAGATGGCATTACCATGGTTTCTTTCAAAGTTGATTTCGACCAGGCTGAGAAATTGGAAGATGCTATCAAAGCCAATTGTAGTCGCGAACTTGTGTTTTATAGGCACTGA
- the LOC120011884 gene encoding serine carboxypeptidase-like 34 isoform X5, protein MRIGNGLLDDETDGRGVVDYLWSHAVISDRVHEEGKKSHRKTAGSKDDNPCVDYVTPYMNRPDAQKALHANVTKLPYPWQACGYHIQRWNVLPVIKRLIAGGGLRVLIYSGDADGMVPVTSTRYASRKLGLNITQDWTPWYGSNKQVGGWTTIYDGGLTFGTVRGAAHQVPASAPKRTLQIVGHFLADKKLPSVPF, encoded by the exons ATGCGG ATAGGGAACGGATTGTTGGATGATGAAACAGATGGCCGTGGAGTTGTTGATTACTTATGGAGTCATGCTGTGATATCAGATCGTGTGCACGAAGAG GGTAAGAAGAGTCACAGGAAAACTGCAGGTTCCAAGGACGACAATCCATGTGTAGATTATGTTACACCTTACATGAATAGGCCGGATGCGCAGAAAGCACTACATGCCAACGTCACCAAACTTCCCTATCCATGGCAAGCATGCGG TTATCATATTCAACGTTGGAATGTTCTTCCTGTAATTAAAAGGCTGATAGCTGGTGGTGGCCTCCGCGTTTTGATCTACAG TGGAGATGCTGATGGAATGGTCCCAGTAACTTCAACAAGATATGCATCGAGAAAGCTTGGATTGAACATTACTCAGGATTGGACTCCTTGGTATGGCAGCAATAAACAG GTTGGAGGGTGGACCACTATCTATGATGGTGGGCTAACTTTTGGTACTGTTCGAGGAGCTGCTCACCAAGTCCCAGCTTCTGCTCCAAAGCGTACCCTCCAAATAGTTGGGCACTTTTTGGCTGATAAGAAACTACCATCTGTACCCTTTTAG
- the LOC120011884 gene encoding serine carboxypeptidase-like 34 isoform X2 produces the protein MRIGNGLLDDETDGRGVVDYLWSHAVISDRVHEEICQRILTSTICIVLSATLMTTIITYNIQQFKGKKSHRKTAGSKDDNPCVDYVTPYMNRPDAQKALHANVTKLPYPWQACGYHIQRWNVLPVIKRLIAGGGLRVLIYSGDADGMVPVTSTRYASRKLGLNITQDWTPWYGSNKQVGGWTTIYDGGLTFGTVRGAAHQVPASAPKRTLQIVGHFLADKKLPSVPF, from the exons ATGCGG ATAGGGAACGGATTGTTGGATGATGAAACAGATGGCCGTGGAGTTGTTGATTACTTATGGAGTCATGCTGTGATATCAGATCGTGTGCACGAAGAG ATATGTCAAAGAATATTGACATCTACAATTTGTATCGTCCTGTCTGCAACATTGATGACTACAATAATAACGTACAACATCCAGCAATTCAAG GGTAAGAAGAGTCACAGGAAAACTGCAGGTTCCAAGGACGACAATCCATGTGTAGATTATGTTACACCTTACATGAATAGGCCGGATGCGCAGAAAGCACTACATGCCAACGTCACCAAACTTCCCTATCCATGGCAAGCATGCGG TTATCATATTCAACGTTGGAATGTTCTTCCTGTAATTAAAAGGCTGATAGCTGGTGGTGGCCTCCGCGTTTTGATCTACAG TGGAGATGCTGATGGAATGGTCCCAGTAACTTCAACAAGATATGCATCGAGAAAGCTTGGATTGAACATTACTCAGGATTGGACTCCTTGGTATGGCAGCAATAAACAG GTTGGAGGGTGGACCACTATCTATGATGGTGGGCTAACTTTTGGTACTGTTCGAGGAGCTGCTCACCAAGTCCCAGCTTCTGCTCCAAAGCGTACCCTCCAAATAGTTGGGCACTTTTTGGCTGATAAGAAACTACCATCTGTACCCTTTTAG
- the LOC120011884 gene encoding serine carboxypeptidase-like 34 isoform X1, which translates to MRIGNGLLDDETDGRGVVDYLWSHAVISDRVHEEVRSKCNFSDIHYRSEPNCSAAFLDMSKNIDIYNLYRPVCNIDDYNNNVQHPAIQGTVPQLPFNFGKKSHRKTAGSKDDNPCVDYVTPYMNRPDAQKALHANVTKLPYPWQACGYHIQRWNVLPVIKRLIAGGGLRVLIYSGDADGMVPVTSTRYASRKLGLNITQDWTPWYGSNKQVGGWTTIYDGGLTFGTVRGAAHQVPASAPKRTLQIVGHFLADKKLPSVPF; encoded by the exons ATGCGG ATAGGGAACGGATTGTTGGATGATGAAACAGATGGCCGTGGAGTTGTTGATTACTTATGGAGTCATGCTGTGATATCAGATCGTGTGCACGAAGAGGTTAGGAGTAAATGCAACTTCAGTGATATACATTACAGATCTGAACCTAATTGCAGTGCAGCTTTTCTAGATATGTCAAAGAATATTGACATCTACAATTTGTATCGTCCTGTCTGCAACATTGATGACTACAATAATAACGTACAACATCCAGCAATTCAAGGCACTGTTCCTCAATtaccttttaatttt GGTAAGAAGAGTCACAGGAAAACTGCAGGTTCCAAGGACGACAATCCATGTGTAGATTATGTTACACCTTACATGAATAGGCCGGATGCGCAGAAAGCACTACATGCCAACGTCACCAAACTTCCCTATCCATGGCAAGCATGCGG TTATCATATTCAACGTTGGAATGTTCTTCCTGTAATTAAAAGGCTGATAGCTGGTGGTGGCCTCCGCGTTTTGATCTACAG TGGAGATGCTGATGGAATGGTCCCAGTAACTTCAACAAGATATGCATCGAGAAAGCTTGGATTGAACATTACTCAGGATTGGACTCCTTGGTATGGCAGCAATAAACAG GTTGGAGGGTGGACCACTATCTATGATGGTGGGCTAACTTTTGGTACTGTTCGAGGAGCTGCTCACCAAGTCCCAGCTTCTGCTCCAAAGCGTACCCTCCAAATAGTTGGGCACTTTTTGGCTGATAAGAAACTACCATCTGTACCCTTTTAG
- the LOC120011884 gene encoding serine carboxypeptidase-like 34 isoform X4, giving the protein MESCCDIRSCARRDMSKNIDIYNLYRPVCNIDDYNNNVQHPAIQGTVPQLPFNFGKKSHRKTAGSKDDNPCVDYVTPYMNRPDAQKALHANVTKLPYPWQACGYHIQRWNVLPVIKRLIAGGGLRVLIYSGDADGMVPVTSTRYASRKLGLNITQDWTPWYGSNKQVGGWTTIYDGGLTFGTVRGAAHQVPASAPKRTLQIVGHFLADKKLPSVPF; this is encoded by the exons ATGGAGTCATGCTGTGATATCAGATCGTGTGCACGAAGAG ATATGTCAAAGAATATTGACATCTACAATTTGTATCGTCCTGTCTGCAACATTGATGACTACAATAATAACGTACAACATCCAGCAATTCAAGGCACTGTTCCTCAATtaccttttaatttt GGTAAGAAGAGTCACAGGAAAACTGCAGGTTCCAAGGACGACAATCCATGTGTAGATTATGTTACACCTTACATGAATAGGCCGGATGCGCAGAAAGCACTACATGCCAACGTCACCAAACTTCCCTATCCATGGCAAGCATGCGG TTATCATATTCAACGTTGGAATGTTCTTCCTGTAATTAAAAGGCTGATAGCTGGTGGTGGCCTCCGCGTTTTGATCTACAG TGGAGATGCTGATGGAATGGTCCCAGTAACTTCAACAAGATATGCATCGAGAAAGCTTGGATTGAACATTACTCAGGATTGGACTCCTTGGTATGGCAGCAATAAACAG GTTGGAGGGTGGACCACTATCTATGATGGTGGGCTAACTTTTGGTACTGTTCGAGGAGCTGCTCACCAAGTCCCAGCTTCTGCTCCAAAGCGTACCCTCCAAATAGTTGGGCACTTTTTGGCTGATAAGAAACTACCATCTGTACCCTTTTAG
- the LOC120012762 gene encoding 14-3-3-like protein GF14 kappa isoform X2: MAAAVAVPDNLTRDQYVYSAKLAEQAERYEEMVQFMEKLVTSATPTSELTVEERNLLSVAYKNVIGSLRAAWRIVSSIEQKEESRKNEEHVVLVKDYRSKVETELSSVCAGILKILDSNLIPSAAASESKVFYLKMKGDYHRYMAEFKAGEERKTAAEDTMIAYKAAQDIAVADLAPTHPIRLGLALNFSVFYYEILNSSEKACSMAKQAFEEAIAELDTLGEESYKDSTLIMQLLRDNLTLWTSDMQIDEA; the protein is encoded by the exons ATGGCAGCCGCAGTTGCAGTACCGGATAACCTAACCAGGGACCAGTATGTGTATTCGGCGAAACTCGCCGAGCAAGCCGAGAGATACGAGGAGATGGTCCAGTTCATGGAGAAGCTGGTCACATCAGCCACTCCGACGTCCGAGCTTACCGTGGAGGAGCGCAACCTCCTTTCCGTCGCATATAAGAACGTGATCGGGTCTCTCCGTGCCGCCTGGCGCATTGTCTCTTCAATCGAGCAGAAGGAAGAGAGCCGGAAGAACGAGGAACATGTGGTGCTTGTGAAAGACTATAGATCCAAGGTGGAGACGGAGCTATCGTCTGTCTGCGCGGGGATTCTAAAGATCTTGGACTCGAACCTGATTCCCTCTGCCGCAGCAAGCGAGTCGAAGGTGTTTTACTTGAAGATGAAGGGGGACTATCACCGGTACATGGCGGAGTTCAAGGCTGGGGAAGAGAGGAAAACCGCGGCTGAGGATACGATGATCGCTTACAAGGCGGCTCAG GATATTGCGGTAGCTGATCTTGCTCCAACACATCCTATAAGGCTAGGTCTTGCTCTCAATTTCTCAGTCTTCTACTATGAGATTCTCAATTCGTCAGAAAAAGCTTGTAGCATGGCAAAACAG GCATTTGAGGAAGCTATTGCTGAGCTGGACACATTGGGCGAGGAGTCTTACAAGGACAGCACTCTCATCATGCAACTACTAAGGGACAACCTCACTCTATGGACTTCTGATATGCAG ATAGATGAGGCATGA